In a genomic window of Bacteroidales bacterium:
- the thrA gene encoding bifunctional aspartate kinase/homoserine dehydrogenase I, with protein MKILKFGGSSMRDARSISLVQQIIESQKESCIVVVSAFDGVTHQLLKLAQQAVQHDDSYKSDIQSISKLHFDVVNSLVPAAQRTTVLAEVQRILEEYEDILQGLYLLQDLTPKTRARILSIGVRMSAYVLSRVVNNARYHSTSEIIRTNSGYIDAKVEFNETNKLIRKRFDRLDHIAVLPGYMAGNKNGNITNLGQRGADYVASILAAALNATGLELWMNVDGFMTADPDIISKAQPIEHLSYSEAIELSHFGASVIFSPTIRPVYEENIPITIKNTYNPEAKGTLIYNKKKFQDNETSLIKGISSIENISLISLQGTGLVGITNTSARFFKVLSDHKINIIMVTQASSEYSITIAVRPEEADTAIDALNKEFYPKITTAGEIKLIVETDLSIIAIVGERMRNTPGISATLFKSLAYNGISVIATAQGSSELNISLVIRRNNLRKALNAIHEGFFLSNYKELHLFLVGVGNVGRSLLQQIQSQRSILMDELKLKINLIGVTNSRKMYITPGGIEPATFAETLEEKGEPFDINLFTDNISELNLRNSVFIDCTGSEVIASSYGKLFEHYISVVTANKIACSSEYSLYHSLKENAKEHGVRFMFETNVGAGLPVINTINDLIRSGDRILKIEAVVSGTLNFIFNVLSEDIPMSKAIRMAKEKGYSEPDPRLDLSGTDVVRKLIILARESDYPIEKKDVQIQTFLPDDCFEGTLDDFWKKVEALDADFEIRRKELAAQNKKWRFIASLENGQPSVGLQSVDSKHPSYELEGSNNIIMLTTARYFEQPMVIKGYGAGAEVTAAGVFADIIRVANV; from the coding sequence ATGAAGATTCTCAAATTTGGTGGTTCATCTATGCGGGATGCCCGTTCCATCAGCCTGGTACAACAGATTATCGAATCTCAGAAAGAATCGTGTATCGTTGTTGTTTCTGCATTTGACGGAGTTACCCACCAATTATTAAAACTGGCGCAACAGGCCGTTCAGCACGACGACTCCTATAAAAGCGATATACAGTCGATCTCCAAACTACATTTCGATGTGGTCAATTCCCTGGTGCCTGCAGCACAACGAACCACCGTACTGGCCGAAGTACAACGTATCCTTGAAGAATACGAGGATATCCTCCAGGGATTATACCTCTTACAGGATCTGACCCCGAAAACCAGGGCACGGATTCTCAGTATTGGAGTACGTATGTCGGCCTATGTACTCAGCCGGGTTGTAAATAATGCCCGGTACCATAGTACAAGTGAGATCATTCGTACCAATTCGGGATATATTGATGCCAAAGTGGAATTTAACGAGACCAATAAACTTATCCGGAAGCGTTTCGACCGTCTCGACCATATAGCTGTACTTCCCGGATATATGGCCGGTAACAAAAACGGAAACATCACCAATCTGGGACAACGTGGAGCGGATTATGTGGCATCTATCCTGGCTGCTGCATTGAATGCAACCGGACTGGAATTATGGATGAATGTCGACGGCTTCATGACAGCCGACCCTGATATCATATCGAAGGCCCAGCCTATCGAACATCTATCCTACTCCGAAGCCATCGAATTATCACATTTCGGTGCATCAGTGATCTTCTCGCCGACTATCCGTCCGGTATACGAGGAAAATATTCCGATCACGATCAAGAACACCTATAATCCCGAGGCAAAAGGGACTTTGATATATAACAAAAAGAAATTCCAGGACAATGAGACATCCCTGATCAAAGGGATCTCGTCCATTGAAAATATTTCACTGATCTCCCTGCAGGGAACGGGACTGGTAGGGATCACCAATACATCGGCCCGGTTCTTCAAAGTATTATCAGACCATAAGATCAACATCATTATGGTCACCCAGGCCTCGTCTGAATATTCCATCACCATTGCTGTAAGGCCCGAAGAAGCGGATACCGCTATCGATGCGTTGAATAAGGAATTTTATCCGAAGATCACTACAGCCGGAGAGATCAAACTGATCGTGGAAACCGACCTGTCCATCATCGCCATTGTAGGTGAACGTATGCGTAACACTCCGGGGATATCCGCCACATTATTCAAATCACTGGCATATAATGGAATAAGCGTTATTGCTACGGCCCAGGGTTCCTCGGAACTGAATATTTCGCTGGTCATTCGCCGTAATAACCTCCGGAAGGCACTCAATGCGATCCATGAAGGATTTTTCCTCTCGAATTACAAAGAACTTCATTTGTTCCTGGTGGGTGTCGGAAATGTGGGAAGAAGCCTGCTCCAACAGATACAGAGTCAGCGAAGCATACTGATGGATGAGCTTAAGCTGAAGATCAACCTGATAGGAGTGACCAATTCACGTAAGATGTACATTACTCCCGGAGGCATCGAACCGGCTACTTTTGCCGAAACCCTGGAAGAAAAAGGAGAACCTTTCGATATCAACCTGTTTACGGACAATATTTCCGAACTAAATCTGCGTAACAGCGTGTTCATCGATTGTACAGGAAGCGAAGTCATCGCCTCCTCCTACGGTAAGTTGTTCGAACACTATATTTCTGTAGTAACGGCAAATAAAATCGCTTGTTCTTCTGAATACAGCCTGTACCACTCCTTAAAGGAAAACGCCAAGGAGCACGGAGTGCGGTTTATGTTCGAGACCAATGTCGGTGCGGGATTACCGGTGATCAACACCATCAATGACCTGATCCGGAGCGGTGACCGTATTTTAAAGATAGAAGCCGTTGTTTCCGGAACACTGAACTTCATTTTCAATGTGTTGAGTGAAGATATCCCTATGAGCAAAGCCATCCGGATGGCCAAAGAAAAAGGATATTCCGAACCGGATCCCCGTCTTGATCTCAGCGGTACCGATGTAGTACGCAAACTGATCATCCTGGCACGGGAATCGGATTACCCTATTGAGAAAAAAGATGTGCAGATACAAACCTTCCTTCCGGATGATTGCTTCGAAGGCACACTGGATGATTTCTGGAAAAAGGTAGAAGCGCTGGACGCCGACTTTGAAATCCGTCGGAAAGAGCTTGCAGCACAAAATAAAAAATGGCGCTTCATCGCATCACTCGAAAACGGACAGCCTTCAGTCGGATTGCAGAGTGTAGACAGCAAACATCCTTCCTATGAACTGGAAGGAAGTAACAACATTATCATGCTGACTACCGCCCGATATTTCGAACAACCCATGGTAATCAAAGGTTATGGCGCCGGTGCGGAAGTAACCGCAGCCGGGGTTTTTGCCGACATCATCAGGGTAGCCAACGTATAA
- the gltX gene encoding glutamate--tRNA ligase, with the protein MTERKIRVRFAPSPTGPLHIGGVRTALYNYLFARKYGGSMILRIEDTDQTRFVPGAESYIIEALTWLGIQFDEGVHTGGDYAPYRQSDRKSMYKQYADQLIDNGWAYYAFDLPEDLEKKRKEYEQEKKTFQYDASTRGMMCNSLTLSENEVQQRLNEGTPYVVRFKFPADTEIHVNDLIRGEVVVNSNQLDDKVLFKSDGMPTYHLANIVDDHLMEISHVIRGEEWLPSAPLHVMLYKAFEWEDTMPCFAHLPLLLKPDGNGKLSKRDGDRLGFPVFPLQWTDPKTNEVSSGYRESGYFPEAVVNMLALLGWNPGIEQEIFSMDELTDLFSLDRISKSGAKFDLKKAHWFNHEYLIAKPDKELAGLFMQILHEKGITADTGYVEKICGLIKDRVNFVSEMWEQSSFFFTAPKSYDEAVIKKRWKENTPSILQDVKGVLSGMTDFSEQNIHDTLQAYSEEKAIGMGQVMIPLRIALVGGTFGPDLQVIANMLGKEEVVKRIDKILSTIR; encoded by the coding sequence GTGACAGAAAGAAAAATACGTGTGCGTTTTGCACCCAGCCCCACCGGACCATTGCATATCGGAGGTGTCCGGACAGCATTGTACAATTACCTGTTTGCCCGTAAATATGGAGGTAGTATGATTCTCCGTATCGAAGATACCGACCAGACACGTTTTGTGCCCGGAGCCGAATCATACATCATCGAAGCGCTTACCTGGCTGGGAATACAATTCGACGAGGGTGTACATACCGGAGGAGATTATGCACCTTACAGGCAATCAGACAGGAAATCCATGTACAAACAGTATGCGGACCAACTGATTGACAACGGATGGGCCTATTATGCCTTTGACCTGCCTGAGGATCTGGAAAAGAAAAGAAAAGAATACGAACAGGAAAAGAAGACTTTTCAGTACGACGCATCTACACGTGGTATGATGTGTAATTCCCTTACTTTAAGTGAAAATGAAGTACAACAACGTCTGAATGAAGGAACCCCTTATGTGGTTCGTTTCAAATTCCCTGCCGATACCGAAATACATGTCAATGACCTGATCCGTGGAGAGGTAGTGGTTAATTCCAATCAATTGGATGATAAGGTATTGTTTAAATCTGACGGAATGCCGACTTATCACCTGGCGAATATCGTGGATGATCATCTCATGGAGATCAGCCATGTCATACGCGGCGAAGAATGGTTACCCTCCGCTCCCCTGCATGTAATGCTTTACAAAGCCTTCGAATGGGAAGATACCATGCCTTGCTTCGCACATCTGCCGCTATTGCTTAAACCCGACGGAAACGGTAAACTGAGTAAGCGCGATGGCGACCGGTTGGGTTTTCCGGTATTTCCACTTCAATGGACCGATCCGAAAACCAATGAGGTTTCATCGGGATACCGTGAAAGCGGCTATTTTCCGGAAGCAGTGGTAAATATGCTGGCACTGCTGGGCTGGAACCCAGGTATTGAACAGGAAATATTCAGTATGGATGAACTTACCGACTTGTTTTCATTGGATCGGATCAGTAAATCCGGTGCTAAATTCGACCTGAAAAAGGCGCACTGGTTCAATCATGAATACCTGATCGCAAAACCGGATAAGGAACTGGCCGGATTATTCATGCAGATACTACATGAAAAAGGAATCACTGCAGATACAGGTTATGTGGAAAAAATATGCGGACTGATAAAAGACCGCGTCAATTTTGTTTCCGAAATGTGGGAACAGTCCTCGTTTTTCTTTACTGCTCCCAAAAGCTATGATGAAGCTGTCATCAAAAAACGCTGGAAAGAAAATACTCCGTCCATTTTACAGGATGTAAAAGGAGTTTTATCCGGAATGACCGACTTTTCGGAGCAAAATATCCATGATACCTTACAGGCATACTCCGAAGAAAAAGCCATAGGTATGGGACAGGTAATGATCCCGTTACGTATCGCCCTGGTAGGAGGAACATTTGGCCCCGACCTGCAGGTGATCGCAAACATGCTGGGCAAAGAAGAAGTGGTGAAGCGAATCGATAAGATACTGTCCACCATCAGGTAA
- a CDS encoding cupin domain-containing protein — translation MKKPELISENKYHTAVNIGKLDGITDYSMIHPKSGKEIKGKVFLKDVTKATGTEISFQILPPRTELPYFHTHRKNEETYLILKGSGKFQVNDDCFPITEGSIIRIAPQGKRGLYNSSDEPMMYMVIQSKENSLEEYSSDDGERMTVETKWND, via the coding sequence ATGAAAAAACCCGAACTTATATCCGAAAATAAATACCACACAGCCGTCAATATCGGAAAACTGGATGGGATTACAGATTACTCGATGATTCATCCCAAATCAGGGAAAGAGATCAAAGGAAAGGTATTTCTGAAAGATGTGACAAAGGCTACTGGAACGGAAATTTCATTCCAGATACTCCCTCCCAGAACCGAATTACCGTATTTCCATACTCATCGTAAAAATGAAGAAACTTACCTGATCCTGAAAGGTTCGGGAAAATTCCAGGTAAACGATGATTGTTTCCCGATTACGGAAGGAAGCATCATACGGATCGCTCCGCAAGGGAAACGGGGATTGTACAATTCATCGGATGAACCGATGATGTACATGGTAATTCAATCAAAAGAAAATTCCCTGGAAGAATATTCTTCCGATGACGGAGAGCGGATGACCGTGGAGACAAAGTGGAATGATTAA
- a CDS encoding tRNA threonylcarbamoyladenosine dehydratase, protein MEWLSRTEMLVGKGGMDQLQSAHVLVVGLGGVGAYAAEMLCRSGIGRLTLIDGDRVQPSNRNRQLLALKSNEGCLKTEVMAERLQDINPEIKLDLISEFIRDDRLIEIISRPYDYVVDAIDTLSPKIFLLYYGLKNKRRIVSSMGAGGKFDPLQIKVEDLSKTYNCRLAYVLRKRLRKLGITEGIKAVFSTEQINKELVEPCDEQNKKSVVGTISYLPAMFGCTCASVVIRDLIEQSHLNSEENE, encoded by the coding sequence ATGGAATGGTTATCCAGAACTGAAATGCTTGTAGGTAAGGGCGGCATGGATCAATTGCAATCTGCTCATGTGCTGGTCGTTGGACTGGGTGGAGTAGGAGCGTATGCTGCGGAAATGTTGTGCCGTTCGGGTATTGGCCGGCTGACGCTTATCGATGGGGACAGGGTACAGCCAAGTAACCGTAATCGCCAGCTCCTGGCACTAAAAAGTAATGAAGGTTGCCTGAAAACAGAAGTAATGGCAGAACGTTTGCAGGATATTAATCCGGAGATAAAATTAGATCTGATCAGTGAATTTATCCGGGATGATCGTTTGATCGAAATTATCAGCCGGCCTTATGATTATGTGGTAGATGCCATAGATACGCTTTCGCCGAAAATATTCCTGCTGTATTACGGGTTAAAGAATAAGCGGCGTATCGTCAGTTCCATGGGAGCAGGAGGTAAGTTCGATCCGTTACAGATAAAGGTCGAAGACCTCTCGAAAACCTATAATTGCCGGTTGGCCTATGTTCTACGGAAACGACTTCGTAAGCTGGGGATCACAGAAGGAATAAAAGCTGTTTTCTCGACGGAACAAATTAATAAAGAGTTGGTAGAGCCCTGTGATGAACAGAATAAGAAGTCGGTAGTAGGTACCATTTCCTATCTTCCGGCTATGTTTGGTTGTACCTGTGCTTCTGTTGTTATCCGGGATTTAATTGAACAATCTCATCTTAATTCGGAGGAAAATGAATAA
- a CDS encoding shikimate kinase: MRIFLIGFMGSGKTTIGKRLAEPIGFDFVDTDELIEHKYGKSIPEIFSESGEAAFRRIEQEMLETLLQREYIVISTGGGMPCYHENMKVMSGKGKVVYLRTESGTLAKRLMRSRTERPLIKGKSPEELQLYIEDKLIEREPFYNQAHIVVDTENFTIEQLLQSLQLMKSK, encoded by the coding sequence ATGAGAATATTTCTGATCGGATTCATGGGAAGTGGCAAAACCACGATCGGTAAACGATTAGCTGAACCAATAGGTTTTGATTTTGTGGATACGGATGAGTTGATCGAACATAAATACGGAAAATCCATTCCTGAAATCTTTTCTGAATCCGGAGAAGCAGCCTTCCGCCGTATAGAGCAGGAAATGCTGGAAACCCTCCTGCAACGGGAATATATAGTAATATCCACTGGTGGAGGTATGCCTTGTTATCACGAGAACATGAAAGTCATGTCAGGAAAAGGAAAGGTAGTATACCTGAGAACCGAATCCGGAACATTGGCCAAACGCCTGATGCGTTCCCGTACCGAAAGACCCCTTATCAAAGGTAAATCCCCGGAAGAATTACAACTATACATTGAAGATAAACTGATAGAACGGGAACCGTTTTACAACCAGGCTCATATCGTTGTTGATACTGAAAACTTTACTATTGAACAACTGCTTCAATCCCTGCAATTGATGAAATCAAAGTAA
- a CDS encoding GNAT family N-acetyltransferase yields MEEFLIEKIDSSEINEVADMLTDAFITNPAYSIIFKNKNQLKEGLIWVFRASLILNNHKQTLTRIIKRKDTGKIIGTFTLLPPQGVKNGIAVYSKIGIFDFILKFGLKSFIRMLYLDNCNKLTLKKSIKEADFYYLSMVVIRNEYRGVGIGSYAIKYAIKELISSNPACNLIGLTTQLPENVIFYSRLGFDKPNEGYVYFKGDKYYNYNMKLTI; encoded by the coding sequence ATGGAAGAGTTTTTAATTGAAAAAATAGATAGTTCAGAGATTAATGAAGTCGCTGATATGCTAACTGATGCTTTTATAACAAATCCAGCCTATTCGATTATCTTTAAAAACAAAAATCAACTAAAAGAAGGTTTAATATGGGTATTCAGAGCGAGTCTTATTCTCAACAATCATAAACAGACCTTGACTCGTATTATTAAGAGAAAAGATACAGGAAAAATAATCGGTACCTTTACTTTATTGCCACCACAAGGAGTGAAAAACGGGATTGCTGTTTATTCGAAAATCGGGATATTTGACTTTATTTTGAAATTTGGATTGAAGTCATTTATTCGAATGTTGTATTTGGACAACTGTAATAAATTGACACTTAAAAAATCAATAAAAGAAGCAGATTTTTATTATTTGTCTATGGTCGTGATCCGAAACGAATACAGGGGTGTGGGTATAGGTTCTTATGCAATCAAATATGCTATAAAGGAACTAATCTCTTCGAATCCAGCGTGTAACTTAATTGGATTAACAACACAACTTCCTGAAAATGTAATATTTTATTCTCGATTGGGTTTTGATAAACCAAACGAAGGATATGTTTATTTCAAAGGAGACAAATATTATAATTACAATATGAAACTAACTATTTAG
- a CDS encoding KilA-N domain-containing protein: MAKINVKDTEITIISVEERDYISLTDMANAKESESRAADIIKNWIRTRYTLEFIGTWEQINNPNFKVVEFDHFKMQAGLPSFVLSVSEWIDKTNAIGIIVRKGKYGGTYAHKDIAFEFGSAISVPFKLYLITEFQRLKEEEQKQLGWTAKRELAKLNYHIHTDAIKHNLIPQELSFAQTSIIYANEADVLNVALFGRTAKQWRETNADLKGNIRDYATINELICLSNMENLNAVFINEKILQKERLIKLNKIAIQQMSILQDVEKRNLLK, translated from the coding sequence ATGGCAAAAATCAATGTAAAAGATACGGAAATAACGATTATATCGGTCGAAGAGCGAGATTATATTTCGTTAACGGATATGGCAAATGCCAAAGAAAGCGAAAGCCGAGCTGCTGATATTATCAAAAACTGGATTAGAACCCGCTATACACTTGAGTTTATCGGAACTTGGGAGCAAATCAATAATCCGAATTTTAAAGTGGTGGAATTTGACCACTTTAAAATGCAAGCAGGTTTACCGAGTTTTGTATTAAGTGTTTCCGAATGGATTGATAAAACAAATGCCATTGGAATAATCGTAAGAAAGGGTAAATATGGCGGAACATATGCACATAAAGACATCGCTTTTGAATTTGGTTCAGCTATAAGCGTTCCGTTCAAATTGTATTTGATAACTGAATTTCAACGTCTCAAAGAAGAAGAACAAAAGCAATTGGGCTGGACAGCTAAACGAGAATTAGCAAAACTTAATTACCACATTCATACAGATGCCATAAAACACAATTTGATACCGCAAGAACTTTCGTTTGCCCAAACATCAATCATTTATGCCAACGAAGCAGACGTTTTGAATGTTGCTTTATTCGGAAGAACAGCCAAACAGTGGCGTGAAACAAATGCAGATTTGAAAGGAAATATCCGTGATTATGCGACAATCAACGAACTGATTTGCTTATCCAATATGGAAAACTTAAATGCCGTTTTCATCAATGAGAAAATTCTACAAAAAGAACGATTGATAAAACTGAATAAAATTGCAATCCAGCAAATGAGTATATTACAAGACGTTGAAAAACGGAATTTATTAAAATAA
- a CDS encoding AraC family transcriptional regulator: protein MFVAAGLLNLLIAHFKTDLADISRILSELKLDGSILQNPTNKIDADVLGMYLDFIVKKTGDNRIGLKTGFLLPFVYTGSLYNIYNQSTTVREIFGNPEPFEPAANNIVNYTTKEEGDCFFFEITLNPEFEHRFPIASRHWLEMQYGVSLQYAYSFTGRYLYPIRAYSAYQKEGEKDMLEEFLYCPIEFYQDKLSLIFNKTVLDLPIITGSDSLYSVFKDYMNEIRNLDIGQNNMLSRSVRRNLMHNLSNTTLSLKYIAARFNMSERNIQRKLKEEGTSYQQILDTLRIELSRKYLKEKIPLVEIAFLLGFESQSAFNKFFRKHFQIKPGQFRKNGDGFNMFQPAKP from the coding sequence CGATATTTCTCGGATATTATCGGAATTGAAGCTTGATGGCTCGATTTTACAAAATCCGACAAATAAGATTGATGCAGATGTATTGGGAATGTATTTGGATTTTATTGTAAAGAAAACAGGCGATAATAGAATCGGGCTGAAAACCGGGTTTTTATTGCCATTTGTTTATACAGGAAGCCTTTATAATATTTATAATCAAAGTACAACTGTTCGTGAGATTTTTGGAAATCCGGAACCTTTTGAACCTGCTGCCAATAATATAGTAAACTATACAACAAAGGAAGAGGGAGATTGCTTCTTCTTTGAAATAACGCTTAACCCTGAATTTGAGCATCGGTTTCCTATTGCCTCCAGACATTGGCTTGAAATGCAATATGGGGTTTCGCTTCAATATGCATATAGCTTTACAGGTAGGTATTTATATCCTATCAGAGCGTATTCTGCGTATCAAAAAGAAGGGGAAAAAGATATGTTGGAAGAATTTTTATATTGCCCGATAGAATTTTATCAGGATAAATTAAGTCTTATTTTCAACAAAACTGTATTGGATCTACCAATAATTACAGGAAGCGATTCTTTATATTCAGTATTCAAAGATTACATGAATGAGATAAGAAACCTGGATATAGGACAGAACAATATGCTCTCCCGATCTGTTCGACGAAATCTGATGCACAACCTTTCGAATACAACTCTTTCTCTGAAGTATATTGCTGCCAGATTCAATATGAGTGAACGAAATATTCAACGAAAGTTAAAAGAAGAAGGTACGTCTTATCAACAGATATTAGATACTTTACGCATAGAGTTATCCCGGAAGTATTTAAAAGAAAAAATCCCGTTGGTGGAAATTGCGTTTCTTTTAGGCTTCGAGAGCCAAAGCGCTTTCAATAAATTTTTCCGGAAACATTTTCAGATTAAGCCGGGCCAATTTAGAAAAAATGGCGATGGGTTTAATATGTTTCAACCAGCCAAACCCTGA